From Staphylococcus delphini, one genomic window encodes:
- the cobA gene encoding uroporphyrinogen-III C-methyltransferase: MSALTEVATKVYLVGAGPGNPCLLTKKAERCIQKADVILYDQLVNPFLLQSSRPDAEWIHVGKTPYTRTTKQARINALLVEKAQTAQVVVRLKGGDPAIFGRVTEEVDTLRAHEIPFEIVPGVTAASAAMSQLGRGLTERGVATHITFTTGHFKNNEENDIDLTTLANDGTLAIYMGIKRLPELMRTIQQQIGIDFPVAIIFNATRVNQHVVTGTVTTIADRIASLPERMGPGITIVGHVVRDLDEAVLKPAADFDTVLIKGERQRAIEVAYEWAEAGHAVLIDDRDFSDLHPTQEEKIARWVDEMVFTREISLT, translated from the coding sequence ATGTCTGCCTTAACGGAAGTAGCGACAAAAGTGTATTTAGTCGGTGCAGGTCCGGGCAATCCATGTTTGTTGACGAAAAAAGCTGAACGTTGTATTCAAAAAGCGGATGTCATTTTATATGATCAACTCGTGAATCCCTTCTTGTTACAATCATCACGCCCAGATGCAGAGTGGATCCATGTGGGTAAAACTCCTTATACCCGTACAACGAAGCAAGCGCGCATTAATGCATTGTTAGTGGAAAAGGCGCAAACGGCACAAGTGGTCGTTCGCTTGAAAGGGGGCGACCCTGCAATATTTGGGCGCGTCACAGAAGAGGTCGATACGTTACGCGCACACGAAATTCCATTTGAAATCGTACCGGGTGTGACTGCGGCGAGTGCAGCGATGAGTCAGTTGGGCCGTGGATTAACTGAGCGAGGGGTAGCGACACACATCACTTTTACGACAGGCCACTTTAAAAATAATGAAGAAAACGATATCGATTTGACGACACTCGCAAATGACGGCACACTCGCCATCTATATGGGCATTAAACGGTTACCCGAACTCATGCGTACGATTCAACAACAAATTGGCATCGATTTTCCAGTAGCGATTATTTTTAATGCGACACGTGTGAATCAACATGTCGTAACGGGGACAGTAACGACGATAGCAGACCGTATTGCGTCATTGCCTGAACGTATGGGGCCAGGTATTACCATTGTCGGACATGTAGTAAGGGATCTAGATGAAGCGGTATTGAAGCCAGCTGCTGATTTTGACACGGTGTTGATTAAAGGTGAGCGACAGCGTGCAATTGAAGTGGCATATGAATGGGCAGAAGCAGGGCATGCAGTTTTGATTGACGATCGTGATTTTAGCGATTTGCATCCGACACAAGAGGAGAAGATAGCACGTTGGGTAGATGAGATGGTATTTACTCGTGAGATTTCTTTGACATGA
- a CDS encoding 5'-nucleotidase C-terminal domain-containing protein, with product MKRIGLKSIMLLMMLVIAVLVFNNVSSDAAEQTSQQAAPETKEKLNAEKTTTQVSQPDMTSQQQATTAEAAQKPSESETAVKQEGTPTGMEAATEGDTTQASAPTTTENVAQAEKDTPMMLRLSTKQTQPQATSTDGVQNETTKSTHTILHTNDIHGRMVEEKDRVLGMAKLKTLKEQQNPDLLVDAGDAFQGLPLSNQSKGEEMAKAMNAVGYDAMTAGNHEFDFGYDQLKKLEGMLNFPIVSSNVYKDGKLAFKPSVVIQKNGVRYGVIGVTTPETKTKTSPTGIVGVTFADPLTSVTREMDRLNGKVDVFVVLSHLGIDPTTKEAWRGDYLTRQLSQNKQYHHPIFVIDGHSHTVIEHGQKFDQDVLAQTGTALANVGKLTFEQSGNQFSNAEASLLNVKNLAGLQPDADVKAQVDKANDAFLKATSEVIIPNNTVDFQGERDDVRTRETNLGNAITDAMEAYGQKGFSRPSDFAVTNSGGIRASIAKGKVTLNDIITVLPFGNTIAQISVKGSDVWKAFEHSLSAPTMTTDGQTQLSANGGLLQVSKSIQVYFDMNKAPGERINAIRVLNKQTGQFEDLDMSRTYAVAMNDFTASGGDGFDMFGGPREEGISLEQVFANYLKTADLSQYATTEPQRIINGKPAQNSETPKTTPPSSKGDNVIPFPQPKPSKVVPMTKVPTADGQAQQTAMHAASEHPGTAQSMAPAVSMTSTNATEMTGQAHMAMTQNVSASGHDTAENGAQQLPNTGVTEQAPIVGGLFMLGAGLVIIRRQKHRA from the coding sequence ATGAAAAGGATAGGGCTCAAAAGTATAATGCTGTTGATGATGTTAGTCATCGCTGTGTTGGTGTTCAATAATGTTTCAAGTGATGCAGCTGAACAAACATCGCAACAGGCAGCACCGGAGACTAAAGAGAAATTGAATGCTGAAAAGACTACAACGCAAGTGAGTCAGCCGGATATGACATCACAACAACAAGCAACAACAGCAGAAGCAGCACAAAAGCCATCGGAAAGTGAGACGGCTGTGAAACAGGAAGGGACACCTACTGGAATGGAAGCTGCGACTGAAGGTGATACAACGCAAGCAAGTGCACCAACGACAACAGAAAATGTAGCTCAAGCGGAAAAAGACACGCCAATGATGTTAAGATTGTCGACTAAACAAACACAACCACAAGCGACTTCAACGGATGGTGTGCAAAATGAAACGACGAAATCCACACATACGATTTTACATACGAACGACATTCACGGCCGCATGGTGGAAGAAAAAGACCGTGTACTGGGTATGGCGAAGTTGAAGACGTTAAAGGAACAACAAAATCCGGATTTACTTGTCGATGCGGGCGATGCGTTTCAAGGCTTACCATTATCTAACCAATCTAAAGGAGAAGAAATGGCAAAAGCGATGAATGCAGTCGGTTATGATGCCATGACAGCGGGGAACCATGAATTCGACTTTGGTTATGATCAATTGAAAAAATTGGAAGGGATGCTCAACTTTCCGATTGTCAGCTCTAATGTATACAAAGATGGGAAATTGGCATTTAAACCCTCAGTCGTGATTCAGAAAAATGGTGTCCGTTATGGTGTGATCGGAGTAACGACGCCAGAAACGAAAACAAAGACAAGTCCAACAGGTATTGTCGGTGTGACATTTGCAGATCCTTTAACAAGTGTGACACGCGAAATGGACCGTTTAAATGGGAAAGTCGATGTGTTTGTCGTGCTCTCTCATTTAGGGATTGATCCGACAACCAAAGAAGCATGGCGTGGAGATTATTTAACACGTCAACTCAGTCAAAACAAACAATATCATCATCCAATTTTTGTAATTGATGGGCATTCGCATACGGTCATTGAACATGGCCAAAAGTTTGATCAAGACGTATTAGCCCAAACAGGGACAGCACTCGCAAATGTTGGGAAATTGACATTTGAACAGTCTGGCAATCAATTTTCAAATGCCGAGGCCAGTTTATTAAACGTGAAAAATTTAGCTGGTTTGCAGCCTGATGCGGATGTAAAAGCACAAGTCGACAAAGCGAATGACGCATTTCTAAAGGCAACTTCAGAGGTGATTATTCCGAATAACACAGTTGATTTTCAAGGTGAACGTGACGATGTAAGAACACGCGAAACCAATTTAGGGAATGCGATTACCGATGCTATGGAAGCGTATGGTCAAAAGGGTTTTAGTCGTCCCTCTGATTTTGCGGTGACAAACAGTGGAGGCATTCGTGCGTCGATTGCGAAAGGCAAAGTGACATTAAATGATATCATTACTGTTTTACCATTCGGCAATACAATCGCGCAAATTTCAGTCAAAGGAAGCGATGTGTGGAAGGCTTTTGAACATAGTTTAAGTGCACCCACGATGACAACTGACGGTCAAACGCAATTATCGGCAAATGGCGGTCTGTTACAAGTATCCAAATCGATTCAAGTTTATTTCGATATGAATAAAGCACCTGGCGAACGTATTAACGCGATTCGAGTATTAAACAAGCAAACAGGTCAATTTGAAGACTTAGATATGAGTCGTACATATGCAGTGGCGATGAACGACTTTACAGCATCAGGTGGAGACGGTTTTGACATGTTTGGAGGGCCTCGTGAAGAAGGGATTTCACTTGAACAAGTCTTTGCAAACTATTTGAAAACAGCTGATTTATCTCAATATGCGACAACAGAACCCCAACGTATCATTAACGGTAAACCCGCTCAAAACAGTGAAACACCAAAGACAACACCACCGTCATCAAAAGGGGATAACGTGATTCCGTTCCCGCAACCAAAACCATCAAAAGTAGTGCCGATGACAAAAGTACCAACAGCAGATGGACAGGCACAACAAACGGCTATGCACGCAGCGTCTGAACATCCCGGTACGGCTCAATCCATGGCACCAGCAGTGAGCATGACATCTACTAATGCGACAGAAATGACGGGTCAAGCGCATATGGCGATGACACAAAATGTTTCAGCATCAGGTCATGATACAGCGGAGA